The DNA sequence ACCCTGTCCGAATGGGGCATGATCATTCTGGCCTGCATCCTGGCCGGTCTGACCCTGTGGCGGATGCGCAGGCAGGGTCTGGTCTAGTCGGACGGCCCTGGACGAAAAGGAAACGGCCCGGGCATCGTGAAGA is a window from the Deltaproteobacteria bacterium genome containing:
- a CDS encoding IPTL-CTERM sorting domain-containing protein, with amino-acid sequence TLSEWGMIILACILAGLTLWRMRRQGLV